The proteins below are encoded in one region of Brachyspira intermedia PWS/A:
- the rpmG gene encoding 50S ribosomal protein L33: MAGAKVKTEQIHLQCTECKRKNYITTKNKQNVPEKLELKKYCPHDKKHTIHKELKVSR, from the coding sequence ATGGCAGGTGCTAAAGTAAAAACAGAACAAATACATCTTCAATGCACAGAATGCAAAAGAAAAAATTATATAACAACAAAAAATAAGCAAAATGTTCCAGAAAAATTGGAATTAAAAAAGTATTGCCCTCATGATAAAAAACATACAATTCATAAGGAATTAAAAGTATCAAGATAA
- a CDS encoding LrgB family protein, whose protein sequence is MKELFIQNPIIPIVITLIAYIISYTIYIKTKLPILTPLVTSVILVGFSLYFMQVPYSVYNESGGKFINALVGPATVALALPIYRNLPILKANLAVIFISIAIGSSIGITGIFISAKLLGISDALFPSLLTKSVTTAIAVDITASMGGIRSITILSVIISGVTGAIVAPTVCKICKIKSSLAIGLSIGTASHAVGTSKAIELGETEGAMSGLAIGIAGALSVVLIPILYKLLLIIWG, encoded by the coding sequence ATGAAAGAATTATTTATACAAAACCCTATTATACCAATAGTGATAACTTTAATAGCATATATAATATCATACACTATATATATAAAAACAAAATTACCTATTTTAACTCCATTAGTAACAAGTGTTATATTAGTAGGTTTTTCTCTGTATTTTATGCAAGTTCCATATAGTGTTTATAATGAAAGCGGCGGTAAATTTATAAATGCCTTAGTCGGACCTGCTACAGTTGCTTTAGCTCTTCCAATATATAGAAATCTTCCTATATTAAAGGCTAATTTAGCTGTAATATTTATAAGTATAGCTATAGGAAGTTCAATAGGAATAACAGGAATATTTATATCTGCTAAATTGTTGGGTATATCCGATGCATTATTTCCTTCTTTACTTACAAAATCTGTAACAACTGCTATTGCTGTAGATATCACTGCTAGTATGGGAGGAATAAGATCTATAACTATTTTGTCCGTTATTATATCAGGAGTTACAGGAGCTATTGTTGCCCCTACTGTATGCAAAATATGTAAAATAAAATCATCATTAGCTATAGGTCTTTCTATTGGAACTGCATCTCATGCTGTAGGAACAAGTAAAGCTATAGAATTGGGAGAAACTGAAGGTGCTATGTCAGGACTTGCAATAGGTATTGCCGGTGCTTTATCTGTTGTACTTATACCAATACTATATAAACTTCTTTTGATAATATGGGGATAA
- a CDS encoding CidA/LrgA family protein: MKLIKQFAIIFSIYSISDILSKTLKLPIPGNVIGMMLLFILLLTGIVKESHIDEASDLLIANMSLLFIPGTLAIIDEYQYVKAEIIPFVAICIFMAIIIMISTGLSAQFFEKLFSKFRK, translated from the coding sequence ATGAAACTTATTAAACAATTTGCTATAATATTTTCTATTTACTCAATATCTGATATTCTAAGTAAAACTCTAAAATTGCCTATACCCGGAAATGTAATAGGTATGATGCTTCTATTTATATTATTATTAACAGGAATAGTAAAAGAAAGCCATATAGATGAAGCAAGCGACTTATTAATAGCAAATATGTCATTATTATTCATACCGGGAACTTTGGCTATAATAGATGAATATCAATATGTAAAAGCTGAAATTATACCATTTGTAGCAATATGTATATTTATGGCAATAATTATTATGATAAGTACAGGATTATCTGCACAGTTCTTTGAAAAGTTATTTTCAAAATTTAGAAAATAA